In one window of Acidobacteriota bacterium DNA:
- the bamD gene encoding outer membrane protein assembly factor BamD, with product MQKSKTLLVFIFCVILIASGCKEKKSEILKSNEDIYKEAQTKIENGKLRSALTTLKNVGVKEEISKELAPLIFLATADANFYANDMLSIADSAKSYSEFVTYYADHKMAPYAQFQIGMCYYRLTNTPENDQEQTFKAIDEFKKVKTLNAESPYVRAADGMISKCEEKIAEHEFLIGKFYHKKKAYQAAAGRFRGILNGYEEYPEKEKIYYFLGDSLLKMDSSSEGKIYLDKVVKDFPNSKYARNASEILNRFER from the coding sequence ATGCAGAAATCTAAAACGCTTCTCGTATTTATCTTTTGCGTGATTCTCATCGCTTCTGGATGCAAGGAGAAGAAGAGCGAGATCCTCAAATCCAACGAGGATATCTACAAAGAGGCACAAACAAAGATAGAAAACGGGAAGCTCCGATCCGCACTCACAACCTTGAAGAATGTGGGGGTGAAGGAAGAAATCTCCAAAGAGCTTGCCCCGCTGATCTTCCTTGCCACGGCGGATGCCAATTTCTACGCCAATGACATGCTGAGCATAGCCGATTCCGCAAAATCCTACTCCGAGTTCGTCACCTACTATGCCGATCATAAGATGGCTCCCTACGCGCAGTTTCAAATCGGGATGTGCTATTACAGGCTCACGAACACTCCTGAGAACGACCAGGAGCAAACCTTCAAAGCAATCGATGAGTTCAAGAAGGTGAAAACCCTCAATGCAGAGTCTCCCTACGTTCGCGCTGCAGATGGGATGATCTCGAAATGTGAAGAAAAGATCGCCGAGCATGAATTCCTTATCGGGAAGTTCTACCATAAAAAGAAAGCTTATCAGGCTGCAGCGGGCCGCTTCAGGGGGATACTAAATGGCTATGAGGAGTATCCAGAGAAGGAGAAGATCTATTACTTTCTTGGAGATTCTCTTCTCAAGATGGACAGCTCATCGGAAGGAAAGATCTACCTGGATAAGGTCGTCAAGGATTTCCCCAACAGCAAGTATGCGCGAAACGCAAGCGAGATCCTCAACCGTTTCGAGCGTTAG
- the rpe gene encoding ribulose-phosphate 3-epimerase → MALLAPSILSADFMRLGAEVKAIEEGGAGMVHIDVMDGHFVPNITVGPVVVEWMRNITNLPIDVHLMIENPDSHMDAFLNAGADFISVHQEAVKHLHRTIDHIKSKRAKAGVAINPATPLSTIVDILHDVDFVLIMSVNPGFGGQKFIVSALRKAKDLKLLIDRDHSATKIEIDGGIREENLRELRDAGADYIVAGSSVFRSGNPRETVKRFVRILAEER, encoded by the coding sequence ATGGCGCTACTGGCACCTTCTATACTTTCTGCGGATTTCATGAGACTGGGGGCTGAGGTCAAAGCCATTGAGGAAGGGGGAGCGGGGATGGTCCATATCGATGTTATGGATGGGCACTTTGTTCCAAACATAACTGTGGGGCCTGTCGTTGTGGAGTGGATGCGAAACATCACCAACCTCCCGATCGATGTGCATCTGATGATCGAGAATCCGGACTCTCATATGGATGCCTTTCTGAATGCCGGTGCGGATTTCATATCGGTACACCAGGAGGCGGTGAAGCATCTTCACCGAACCATCGATCACATCAAAAGCAAAAGGGCCAAAGCAGGTGTAGCCATCAACCCTGCAACTCCTTTGAGCACGATCGTTGACATACTTCATGATGTTGATTTCGTCCTGATCATGTCGGTGAATCCGGGCTTTGGAGGCCAGAAGTTCATTGTCAGTGCTCTCAGGAAAGCGAAGGATTTGAAATTGCTGATCGATAGAGATCATTCTGCCACGAAGATCGAGATCGATGGCGGTATCAGGGAAGAGAACCTCCGTGAATTGAGAGATGCTGGAGCGGATTACATCGTCGCCGGTTCCTCGGTATTTCGTTCCGGCAATCCAAGAGAGACGGTAAAAAGATTTGTTCGGATTCTTGCGGAAGAGAGATAG
- a CDS encoding thioesterase family protein produces the protein MAHNKTFVRVRYSETDKMGFVHHTHHLSWFEVGRTELLRELGCTYRDLEGQGIFMPVVEVGCRYRSPARYDDLLEIETELKEITYIRIRFEYQVKRVGDGKQIATGFTMHVCTDEMGTPQKLPANINEMLLKNTER, from the coding sequence ATGGCGCACAACAAGACGTTCGTTCGTGTGAGGTATTCGGAAACGGATAAAATGGGGTTCGTCCATCACACGCATCACCTATCCTGGTTCGAAGTTGGAAGAACCGAATTGCTGAGGGAGCTGGGTTGCACATACAGAGATCTGGAAGGACAGGGGATATTCATGCCCGTCGTGGAAGTGGGTTGCCGCTATCGGTCCCCGGCACGATACGACGACCTGCTTGAGATCGAGACAGAGCTGAAAGAAATAACCTACATCCGCATCCGGTTCGAATATCAGGTAAAGAGGGTCGGAGATGGAAAGCAGATCGCTACCGGTTTCACCATGCATGTCTGCACGGATGAGATGGGAACACCGCAAAAGCTGCCTGCGAACATCAATGAGATGCTCCTGAAAAATACGGAAAGATGA
- a CDS encoding PASTA domain-containing protein: MTFLKNILFVVLKWGGIALGLLIIAGAGAYLSIKISVIGTEVSIPDVTNREVKEAYGILAEKGLFLEVEGEKNDEMVAEGKIISQNPPAASKTRKGRKIGVILSRGVRAISVPDLIGETARSAKIKVGQDGLNIGSATYLCSDLEEGRIISQSPPPGSEKLKGGGVNLLISQGTRKKVYIMPDILSREYSEVASMLRSHDLRVGIVKKERAAGQQRAMVISQYPPSGYPVSEGESVSITVTD, translated from the coding sequence ATGACCTTTCTCAAAAATATTCTCTTCGTTGTTCTGAAATGGGGCGGGATTGCCCTTGGACTTCTGATTATTGCTGGAGCAGGAGCGTACCTTTCCATAAAGATTTCAGTAATCGGGACAGAAGTATCTATTCCTGATGTGACAAACCGAGAGGTTAAGGAGGCCTATGGGATTCTTGCTGAAAAGGGCCTGTTCCTCGAGGTCGAAGGGGAAAAGAATGATGAGATGGTAGCGGAAGGGAAGATCATTTCACAGAATCCACCTGCTGCCTCAAAAACCAGAAAGGGGAGAAAAATAGGGGTCATTCTGAGCCGGGGAGTAAGGGCGATTTCGGTTCCAGATCTCATCGGAGAAACCGCGCGGAGCGCTAAGATAAAAGTGGGTCAGGACGGATTGAATATCGGATCGGCAACTTATCTCTGCAGTGATCTGGAAGAGGGAAGAATCATCTCCCAGTCGCCACCACCTGGCAGCGAGAAACTTAAGGGGGGAGGCGTTAACCTCCTGATCAGTCAGGGAACGCGCAAGAAGGTCTATATCATGCCGGATATCTTAAGCAGGGAATACTCAGAAGTGGCTTCCATGTTGAGATCCCATGACTTGAGAGTCGGCATCGTGAAGAAAGAAAGAGCAGCGGGCCAACAGCGCGCTATGGTAATCTCACAGTATCCTCCATCGGGCTATCCAGTCTCTGAAGGGGAGTCTGTGAGCATCACGGTCACGGACTGA